Proteins from a single region of Streptococcus oralis:
- the msrB gene encoding peptide-methionine (R)-S-oxide reductase MsrB: MNDKVKLFVLVGVILLAITGFYFLLTRNAGQTDSSQIEKASVSQGGKTVKKTEVSKDADLHEIYLAGGCFWGVEEYFSRVPGVTDAVSGYANGRGETTKYELINQTGHAETVHVTYDANQISLKEILLHYFRIINPTSKNKQGNDVGTQYRTGVYYTDDKDLEVINQVFDEVAKKYDQPLAVEKENLKNFVVAEDYHQDYLKKNPNGYCHINVNQAAYPVIDASKYPKPSDEELKKTLSPEEYAVTQKNQTERAFSNRYWDKFESGIYVDVATGEPLFSSKDKFESGCGWPSFTQPISPDVATYKEDKSYNMTRMEVRSRVGDSHLGHVFTDGPQDKGGLRYCINSLSIRFIPKDQMAEKGYAYLLDYVD, translated from the coding sequence ATGAATGATAAAGTAAAACTTTTTGTCTTGGTAGGGGTCATTCTCCTAGCCATAACCGGTTTTTATTTTCTATTGACGCGAAATGCAGGGCAGACAGATAGCTCGCAAATTGAGAAAGCATCCGTTAGCCAAGGAGGAAAAACAGTGAAAAAAACAGAAGTGAGTAAAGACGCAGACTTGCACGAAATTTATCTAGCTGGGGGATGTTTCTGGGGAGTGGAGGAATACTTCTCACGCGTGCCTGGAGTGACAGATGCCGTTTCTGGCTATGCAAACGGTAGAGGGGAAACAACCAAGTACGAATTGATCAATCAAACTGGACATGCAGAGACTGTTCATGTCACTTACGACGCCAATCAAATTTCCCTCAAAGAAATTCTTCTTCATTACTTCCGCATTATCAATCCAACCAGCAAAAATAAACAAGGAAATGATGTGGGGACCCAGTATCGTACCGGCGTTTATTATACAGATGACAAGGATTTGGAGGTGATCAACCAAGTCTTTGATGAGGTAGCTAAGAAATACGACCAACCTTTGGCAGTTGAAAAGGAAAACTTGAAGAATTTTGTGGTGGCGGAGGATTATCACCAAGACTACCTAAAGAAAAATCCAAATGGCTACTGCCATATCAATGTCAATCAGGCTGCCTATCCCGTCATTGATGCCAGCAAATATCCTAAACCAAGCGATGAAGAATTGAAAAAGACCTTGTCACCTGAGGAGTATGCAGTTACCCAGAAAAATCAAACAGAACGAGCTTTTTCAAACCGTTACTGGGATAAATTTGAATCTGGTATCTATGTGGATGTGGCAACTGGCGAACCCCTCTTTTCATCAAAGGACAAGTTTGAGTCTGGTTGTGGCTGGCCTAGTTTCACCCAACCAATCAGCCCAGATGTTGCTACCTACAAGGAAGATAAGTCCTACAATATGACGCGTATGGAAGTGAGAAGCCGAGTTGGAGATTCTCACCTTGGCCATGTCTTTACAGATGGGCCTCAGGACAAGGGTGGCTTGCGCTACTGTATCAATAGTCTCTCTATCCGCTTTATTCCCAAAGACCAAATGGCAGAAAAAGGCTATGCTTATTTACTAGATTATGTTGATTAA
- the ccdA2 gene encoding thiol-disulfide oxidoreductase-associated membrane protein CcdA2, translating into MDNVIFFISVFLTGILSFFSPCILPLLPVYAGVLLDDKDGAQVSSGKFSISVVSLLRTMAFIAGISFVFILLGYGAGFLGNLLYASWFQYVTGAIIILLGLHQMDVLHLQGLYKERRLQLKRQGQKGQDYSQAFLLGLTFSFAWTPCVGPVLGSVLALAASGGSGAWQGAGLMLVYTLGLALPFLVLALASSYVLKHFRKLHPYLGTLKKVGGFLIIVMGILVLLGNASILTTLFE; encoded by the coding sequence ATGGACAATGTAATCTTTTTTATCAGTGTTTTTCTTACTGGAATTCTTTCCTTCTTTTCTCCTTGTATTTTACCCTTGTTACCTGTCTATGCGGGGGTCTTACTTGATGACAAAGATGGTGCTCAGGTTTCTAGCGGAAAATTTTCAATCTCAGTTGTTAGTTTATTGCGAACTATGGCCTTTATAGCGGGGATTTCCTTTGTTTTTATCTTACTGGGTTATGGAGCTGGTTTTTTAGGCAATTTGCTGTATGCTTCTTGGTTTCAGTATGTGACGGGTGCGATTATCATTCTCTTGGGCTTGCACCAGATGGATGTTTTACATTTGCAGGGACTCTACAAGGAAAGAAGGCTACAATTAAAGAGACAAGGGCAAAAGGGTCAGGACTATAGTCAGGCATTTTTACTGGGGTTAACCTTTAGTTTTGCTTGGACGCCGTGTGTAGGGCCGGTTCTGGGCTCTGTTTTAGCCTTGGCGGCTTCAGGTGGTTCAGGAGCTTGGCAGGGAGCCGGTCTCATGTTGGTCTATACGCTAGGTTTGGCGCTACCATTTTTGGTTCTAGCTCTTGCCTCCAGCTATGTTTTGAAACATTTCCGAAAACTCCATCCCTACCTCGGGACCCTCAAAAAAGTGGGTGGTTTCCTCATTATCGTGATGGGAATTTTGGTGCTTTTGGGGAATGCTTCCATTTTGACTACATTATTTGAATAG
- a CDS encoding sensor histidine kinase, translating into MKRSSLLVRMVISIFLVFLILLAVVGTFYYQSSSSAIEATIEGNSQTTISQTSHFIQSYIKKLETTSTSLTQQKDVLAYGENPNQVQAKGIRDLFLTILKADQDLKTVVLVTKSGQVISTDDSVQMKTSSDMMAEDWYQKAIHQGAKPVLTPARKSDSQWVISVTQELVDAKGANLGVLRLDISYETLEAYLNQLQLGQQGFAFIINENHEFVYHPKRTVYSSASEMEAMKPYIETGQGYTLDHQSYVSQEQIAGTDWTVIGVSSLEKLDQVRSQLLWTLLAASALSLLACLCLVWFSLKRWIAPLKDLRETMLEIASGTQNFRAKETGAYELREVTRQFNAMLDQIDQLMADVRRQEEATRQYELQALSSQINPHFLYNTLDTIIWMAEFQDSQRVVQVTKSLATYFRLALNQGKDLISLSDEINHVRQYLFIQKQRYGDKLEYEIDEDPAFGNLVLPKLVLQPLVENALYHGIKEKEGQGHIKVSVQKNDTGLVIRIEDDGVGFQAAGDSSQSQLKRGGVGLQNVDQRLKLHFGDNYQMKINSVPSKGTIVEIYINKIETS; encoded by the coding sequence ATGAAGCGTTCTTCTCTCCTAGTCAGAATGGTTATTTCCATCTTTCTGGTCTTTCTCATTCTCCTAGCTGTGGTTGGGACTTTCTATTATCAATCTAGTTCATCAGCCATTGAGGCCACTATTGAGGGCAATAGCCAAACGACCATTAGCCAAACTAGTCACTTTATTCAGTCTTATATCAAAAAATTAGAAACCACCTCGACCAGTTTGACCCAGCAGAAGGATGTCTTAGCCTATGGTGAGAATCCTAACCAAGTCCAAGCCAAGGGAATCCGAGATCTGTTTTTGACGATCTTAAAGGCAGACCAGGACTTGAAAACGGTGGTACTGGTCACCAAATCCGGTCAGGTCATTTCTACAGATGACAGTGTGCAGATGAAAACTTCCTCAGATATGATGGCTGAGGATTGGTACCAAAAGGCCATTCATCAGGGAGCTAAGCCAGTTTTAACCCCAGCTCGTAAATCAGATAGTCAGTGGGTTATTTCTGTCACTCAGGAACTTGTTGATGCAAAGGGAGCCAATCTTGGTGTGCTTCGTTTAGATATTTCCTACGAAACTCTGGAAGCCTATCTCAACCAACTTCAGTTGGGCCAGCAGGGCTTTGCCTTTATCATCAATGAAAACCATGAATTTGTCTACCATCCTAAACGTACTGTCTATAGCTCAGCGAGCGAAATGGAGGCCATGAAACCCTATATTGAGACAGGACAGGGCTATACGCTGGATCATCAATCCTACGTCAGTCAGGAACAGATTGCAGGGACTGATTGGACGGTTATAGGCGTGTCTTCGCTGGAGAAGTTAGACCAGGTTCGGAGTCAGCTCTTGTGGACCTTGCTTGCTGCTAGTGCCTTATCTCTTCTTGCCTGTCTCTGCTTGGTGTGGTTCAGTCTCAAACGCTGGATTGCCCCTTTGAAGGACCTAAGAGAAACCATGCTGGAAATTGCTTCTGGTACACAAAATTTTCGTGCTAAGGAAACTGGTGCCTATGAACTGAGAGAAGTGACTCGCCAGTTCAATGCCATGCTGGATCAGATTGATCAGCTGATGGCAGATGTGCGCAGGCAGGAAGAAGCGACCCGGCAGTATGAACTTCAAGCCTTGTCAAGCCAGATTAACCCCCATTTCCTCTACAATACTTTGGATACTATCATCTGGATGGCTGAATTTCAGGATAGTCAGCGAGTGGTTCAGGTGACCAAGTCTTTGGCAACCTATTTCCGCTTGGCGCTCAATCAAGGAAAGGATTTGATTTCTCTTTCTGATGAAATCAATCATGTCCGCCAGTATCTCTTTATTCAGAAACAACGCTATGGTGATAAGCTGGAGTATGAGATTGATGAAGATCCTGCTTTTGGTAACCTAGTCTTGCCCAAGCTGGTGTTACAACCTCTTGTAGAAAATGCTCTTTACCATGGCATTAAGGAGAAGGAAGGTCAGGGCCATATTAAAGTCTCTGTTCAGAAAAATGATACAGGGCTTGTCATCCGCATTGAGGATGATGGTGTTGGTTTCCAAGCTGCTGGCGATAGTAGTCAAAGTCAGCTCAAACGTGGGGGAGTTGGCCTTCAAAATGTCGACCAACGACTCAAACTTCATTTTGGAGACAATTACCAGATGAAGATCAATTCTGTACCCTCAAAAGGGACGATAGTTGAAATATACATCAATAAAATTGAAACAAGTTAA
- a CDS encoding redoxin family protein: protein MKKWQTCLLGVGSICCLAACSAKNMADESTMKEQTKTEQVSSQTATKGQEVADFELTGVDGKTYRLFDYKGKKVYLKFWASWCSICLASLPDTDEIAKDAGDDYVVLTVVSPGHKGEQAEADFKNWYKGLDYKNFPVLIDPSGKLLESYGVRSYPTQAFIDKEGKLVKTQPGFMDKDMILKELKEMG, encoded by the coding sequence ATGAAAAAATGGCAAACATGTCTCCTTGGAGTAGGCTCAATCTGTTGCTTGGCAGCCTGTTCGGCTAAAAATATGGCAGACGAGTCTACTATGAAGGAGCAAACCAAAACAGAACAAGTTAGTTCACAAACTGCCACTAAAGGTCAGGAAGTCGCTGATTTTGAACTGACAGGTGTAGATGGCAAGACCTATCGTTTGTTTGATTACAAGGGCAAGAAAGTCTATCTCAAATTCTGGGCTTCTTGGTGTTCCATCTGTCTAGCCAGTCTTCCAGATACCGATGAAATCGCTAAGGATGCTGGTGATGACTATGTGGTCTTGACAGTGGTCTCTCCTGGTCACAAGGGGGAGCAAGCTGAAGCGGACTTTAAGAATTGGTACAAGGGATTGGATTATAAAAATTTTCCAGTTTTAATTGATCCATCAGGTAAACTCTTGGAAAGTTATGGTGTCCGTTCTTACCCCACCCAAGCCTTTATAGACAAGGAAGGCAAGCTGGTCAAAACGCAACCAGGTTTTATGGATAAGGATATGATTTTAAAAGAATTGAAAGAAATGGGGTAG
- a CDS encoding GNAT family N-acetyltransferase — protein sequence MHVRLENKESHKAQEIGDLIRAYNRSKREEAESEPLNLYVEDEKGNLMAGLVAETFGNWLEIEYLFVKEELRGQGIGSKLLQRAENEAKNRNCRFSFVNTYQFQAPDFYKRHGYKEVFALQDYPYTGQRFYYQKDL from the coding sequence ATGCACGTTAGATTGGAAAATAAGGAATCTCATAAAGCGCAGGAAATAGGGGACTTGATTCGTGCTTATAATCGTTCTAAAAGAGAAGAGGCTGAAAGCGAGCCACTGAACCTTTATGTCGAAGACGAAAAGGGCAATCTCATGGCAGGCTTAGTAGCAGAGACTTTCGGAAATTGGTTGGAAATCGAGTATTTGTTTGTGAAAGAGGAATTGAGGGGACAAGGAATTGGTTCAAAACTATTGCAGCGAGCTGAAAATGAAGCCAAGAATCGAAACTGTCGTTTTTCTTTCGTGAATACTTACCAGTTTCAAGCACCAGATTTTTATAAAAGGCATGGCTACAAGGAAGTCTTTGCCTTGCAAGACTACCCCTATACAGGGCAAAGATTTTATTACCAAAAGGATTTGTAA
- the nadE gene encoding ammonia-dependent NAD(+) synthetase, translated as MSLQETIIQQLGVKPVIDAQEEIRRSIDFLKRYLKKHPFLKTFVLGISGGQDSTLAGRLAQLAMEEMRAETGDDSYQFIAVRLPYGVQADEADAQKALAFIQPDVSLVVNIKESADAMTAAVEATGSPVSDFNKGNIKARSRMIAQYALAGAHSGAVIGTDHAAENITGFFTKFGDGGADILPLYRLNKRQGKQLLKELGADPALYEKIPTADLEEDKPGLADEVALGVTYNEIDDYLEGKAISPEAQETIENWWHKGQHKRHLPITVFDDFWE; from the coding sequence ATGAGTTTGCAAGAGACTATTATCCAGCAACTAGGTGTCAAGCCAGTGATTGACGCTCAGGAAGAAATTCGTCGTTCGATTGATTTCTTAAAGAGATACTTGAAAAAACACCCCTTCCTTAAAACCTTTGTACTAGGGATTTCTGGAGGACAAGACTCAACCTTGGCAGGGCGCTTAGCACAATTAGCTATGGAAGAAATGCGAGCAGAGACAGGAGATGACAGCTACCAATTTATCGCTGTCCGTCTGCCATACGGAGTGCAAGCTGATGAAGCAGATGCTCAAAAAGCCCTCGCTTTCATCCAGCCAGATGTCAGCTTGGTTGTGAATATCAAGGAATCAGCTGATGCTATGACAGCTGCAGTCGAAGCGACAGGAAGTCCTGTTTCAGACTTTAACAAAGGCAATATTAAAGCTCGTAGTCGTATGATTGCCCAATACGCCCTTGCGGGTGCCCATAGCGGAGCTGTCATTGGAACAGACCATGCTGCGGAAAATATCACAGGCTTTTTTACTAAGTTTGGTGACGGTGGTGCAGATATTCTCCCTCTTTATCGCCTCAATAAACGTCAAGGAAAACAACTCTTGAAGGAACTAGGTGCAGACCCAGCACTTTATGAAAAAATCCCAACAGCAGACCTAGAAGAAGACAAACCTGGACTTGCTGACGAAGTAGCCCTCGGAGTCACTTACAATGAAATTGATGACTACCTCGAAGGCAAGGCAATCAGCCCAGAAGCCCAAGAAACTATCGAAAATTGGTGGCACAAAGGCCAACACAAACGCCACCTACCAATCACCGTATTTGACGACTTTTGGGAGTAA
- a CDS encoding GNAT family N-acetyltransferase produces MKSIGTQMLQTERLILRRFVESDAEAMFQNWASSAENLTYVTWNPHPDVVVTRNSIRNWVASYANPNYYKWAICLKENLEHVIGDISIVEMHEIDSSCEIGYILGKNYWGRGMMTEALKAVLDFCFTQAGFQKVRARYASLNPASGRVMEKAGMSYLKTITNGVERKDYVADLIYYQISREER; encoded by the coding sequence ATGAAATCTATTGGTACGCAAATGTTACAGACAGAACGTTTAATCTTGAGAAGATTTGTGGAGAGTGATGCGGAAGCCATGTTTCAAAATTGGGCTTCATCTGCTGAGAATCTGACCTATGTCACTTGGAATCCTCATCCTGATGTTGTGGTGACTCGGAACTCGATTCGAAATTGGGTTGCTTCTTATGCCAATCCCAACTATTACAAATGGGCCATTTGTCTCAAAGAAAACCTAGAGCATGTGATAGGAGATATCAGCATCGTTGAAATGCATGAGATTGACTCTAGTTGTGAAATTGGCTATATTTTAGGAAAAAATTATTGGGGTCGTGGTATGATGACGGAGGCCTTGAAAGCTGTGTTAGACTTCTGTTTTACTCAAGCAGGTTTTCAAAAAGTCAGAGCTCGTTACGCCAGTCTCAACCCAGCTTCAGGCCGTGTCATGGAGAAGGCTGGAATGTCCTATCTAAAAACTATTACCAATGGTGTGGAGAGAAAAGATTACGTTGCGGACCTTATTTATTACCAGATAAGCAGGGAAGAAAGGTGA
- a CDS encoding nicotinate phosphoribosyltransferase: MYPDDSLTLHTDLYQINMMQVYFDQGIHNKKAVFEVYFRQQPFQNGYAVFAGLERIVHYLKDLRFSDSDIAYLESLGYHGAFLDYLRNFKLELTVRSAQEGDLVFANEPIVQVEGPLAQCQLVETALLNIVNFQTLIATKAARIRSVIEDEPLMEFGTRRAQEMDAAIWGTRAAVIGGANGTSNVRAGKLFDIPVLGTHAHALVQVYGNDYEAFKAYAATHRDCVFLVDTYDTLRIGVPAAIQVARELGDQINFMGVRIDSGDIAYISKKVRQQLDEAGFTEAKIYASNDLDENTILNLKMQKAKIDVWGVGTKLITAYDQPALGAVYKIVAIEDENGQMRNTIKLSNNAEKVSTPGKKQVWRITSREKGKSEGDYITYDGVDVSDMTEIKMFHPTYTYIKKTVRNFDAVPLLVDIFKEGTLVYNLPSLTEIQSYARKEFDKLWDEYKRVLNPQHYPVDLARDIWQDKMDLIDKMRKEALGEGEEE; encoded by the coding sequence ATGTATCCAGATGATAGTTTGACATTGCACACGGACTTGTACCAGATCAATATGATGCAAGTTTACTTTGACCAAGGAATTCACAATAAAAAGGCGGTCTTTGAAGTTTATTTCCGCCAGCAACCTTTTCAGAACGGTTATGCAGTTTTCGCTGGCTTGGAAAGAATTGTACATTATCTTAAAGACTTACGCTTTTCTGATAGCGATATTGCCTACTTGGAGTCGCTTGGCTATCATGGGGCGTTCTTAGACTACCTCCGCAATTTCAAGTTGGAGTTGACGGTTCGTTCTGCTCAGGAAGGGGACTTAGTCTTTGCCAATGAACCGATTGTACAGGTGGAAGGTCCTCTAGCCCAATGTCAATTAGTCGAAACGGCTCTCTTAAACATCGTTAACTTTCAAACCTTGATAGCGACTAAGGCAGCACGTATTCGTTCGGTTATCGAAGATGAACCTTTGATGGAGTTCGGGACACGTCGTGCGCAAGAAATGGATGCGGCTATCTGGGGAACACGCGCAGCCGTGATTGGTGGCGCTAATGGAACCAGCAACGTGCGTGCTGGTAAACTCTTTGACATTCCTGTCTTAGGAACCCACGCTCATGCCTTGGTACAGGTTTATGGAAACGACTATGAAGCCTTCAAGGCCTATGCGGCGACCCATCGTGATTGTGTCTTTCTTGTGGATACCTATGACACCCTTCGCATCGGCGTGCCAGCTGCTATTCAGGTGGCGCGTGAGCTAGGTGACCAGATTAACTTTATGGGTGTACGGATTGACTCTGGGGATATTGCCTACATTTCCAAGAAAGTCCGTCAGCAATTGGACGAGGCTGGCTTTACAGAGGCTAAGATTTATGCTTCTAATGACCTTGATGAAAATACTATTCTCAACCTCAAGATGCAAAAGGCTAAGATTGATGTATGGGGTGTGGGAACCAAGCTGATTACAGCTTATGATCAACCAGCTCTTGGGGCAGTTTATAAGATTGTTGCGATTGAAGATGAGAATGGTCAGATGCGCAATACTATCAAACTGTCTAATAATGCTGAAAAAGTGTCAACGCCAGGTAAGAAGCAGGTGTGGCGCATTACCAGCCGTGAAAAAGGCAAGTCAGAAGGTGACTACATTACTTATGATGGTGTGGATGTGAGTGACATGACAGAAATCAAGATGTTCCATCCGACCTATACCTACATCAAAAAGACCGTTCGTAATTTTGATGCCGTTCCTCTCTTGGTAGATATTTTTAAAGAAGGAACATTAGTTTACAACCTGCCTAGTTTGACTGAGATTCAGTCCTATGCTCGCAAAGAATTTGACAAACTTTGGGATGAGTACAAACGCGTGCTCAATCCGCAGCACTATCCAGTGGACTTGGCGCGTGATATTTGGCAAGATAAGATGGATTTGATTGATAAGATGCGCAAGGAAGCTCTTGGTGAAGGAGAAGAAGAATGA
- a CDS encoding TIGR01440 family protein — protein MKEKDIQRATSQIVEDVLEKANLKQGAIFVLGLSSSEVIGGQIGKESSQEIGEIIVKTILAILEDKGIHLAVQGCEHVNRALVVERQVAEQFGLEIVSVLPTLHAGGSGQLAAFKFMQDPVEVEFIKAHAGLDIGDTAIGMHVKHVQVPIRPLLREIGHAHVTALASRPKLIGGARAQYPQDSIRKS, from the coding sequence ATGAAGGAAAAAGACATTCAAAGAGCAACAAGCCAGATTGTAGAAGATGTATTAGAAAAGGCCAATTTAAAGCAAGGAGCTATCTTTGTTTTGGGCCTTTCTTCTAGTGAGGTGATAGGTGGTCAGATTGGCAAGGAATCCAGTCAAGAAATTGGGGAAATCATTGTGAAAACCATTCTAGCTATCCTAGAGGATAAAGGAATTCATCTAGCTGTTCAAGGTTGTGAACATGTCAATCGAGCTCTCGTTGTTGAACGTCAGGTGGCAGAGCAGTTTGGTTTGGAGATTGTTAGTGTCCTTCCTACACTTCATGCAGGAGGTTCGGGTCAGTTGGCAGCCTTCAAGTTTATGCAGGATCCTGTTGAGGTTGAATTTATCAAGGCCCATGCTGGATTGGATATCGGAGATACTGCAATCGGCATGCATGTCAAGCATGTTCAGGTTCCGATTCGCCCTCTTTTGAGAGAGATTGGGCACGCCCACGTAACGGCTCTAGCTAGTCGTCCCAAACTAATCGGAGGTGCGCGTGCGCAGTATCCACAAGATTCTATCAGAAAGTCATAA
- a CDS encoding HAD family hydrolase — protein sequence MDIILDMGNVLLEWNKDKILQGVSDTKEEYLVLDKAIFQSGLWERLDLGTMTREELVFKVVSMIGSTYQKKVEEVIWNWLSYIDIYREVFPVLSELKKKGHRIFVLSNTSKVFYDLLEEQLSPLKELLDGFVLSCDIKAIKPDLAMFKGILDKYQLDPTNCVFLDDIEDNTIAAQKLGIKGCQVKKRSDVVDILKSYI from the coding sequence ATGGATATCATACTAGATATGGGCAACGTCTTATTAGAATGGAACAAGGATAAGATTTTACAAGGCGTTTCGGATACGAAGGAAGAATATTTGGTTTTAGATAAAGCCATTTTTCAGTCGGGACTTTGGGAAAGATTAGATCTTGGGACCATGACGAGAGAAGAGTTGGTGTTTAAAGTTGTGTCGATGATTGGAAGTACCTATCAAAAGAAAGTCGAAGAAGTTATCTGGAACTGGCTTAGCTACATTGATATTTATAGGGAAGTCTTTCCTGTTTTGTCAGAACTAAAGAAAAAGGGACATCGCATCTTTGTCTTGTCCAATACCTCAAAGGTATTTTATGACTTGCTGGAAGAGCAACTATCTCCCTTAAAAGAACTTTTAGATGGTTTTGTCCTATCCTGTGATATAAAAGCTATAAAGCCTGATTTGGCAATGTTTAAGGGGATTCTCGATAAATACCAGCTAGATCCTACAAATTGTGTCTTTCTAGACGATATTGAGGACAATACAATCGCAGCTCAGAAATTGGGCATCAAGGGCTGTCAGGTCAAGAAAAGAAGTGATGTCGTCGATATTTTGAAATCCTATATTTGA
- a CDS encoding DUF6773 family protein has translation MKNRFFYYQLLDEREEQLINKAGAESFYMFIGLILLSYLVAVLAPALFNPDILLVTLLLGIFFFFNRARQLGVTYYSRFHFTIVGCLLVTLAITTLLMLQNYQFNIEIYQYNPLNVKYLSAWVITYLIYLPWVFIGNLGLKSYGEWAQKKFERDMDELESGE, from the coding sequence ATGAAAAATAGATTTTTTTATTATCAATTATTAGACGAAAGAGAAGAACAACTGATTAACAAAGCTGGTGCAGAGTCTTTTTATATGTTTATCGGGCTCATTCTGCTAAGCTATCTGGTGGCAGTATTAGCACCTGCTCTTTTTAATCCTGATATTCTTCTGGTTACCCTTCTTTTAGGAATTTTCTTCTTTTTCAATCGTGCACGACAACTTGGAGTGACCTACTATAGTCGTTTTCATTTTACGATTGTAGGGTGTTTGCTGGTAACTCTTGCTATTACGACTCTCTTGATGTTACAGAATTATCAATTCAATATCGAAATTTATCAGTACAATCCTTTGAACGTTAAATACTTGTCTGCTTGGGTTATTACTTATCTGATTTACCTGCCTTGGGTTTTTATCGGCAATCTCGGCCTTAAAAGTTATGGTGAATGGGCTCAAAAAAAGTTTGAGCGAGATATGGATGAACTGGAGAGTGGAGAATAG
- a CDS encoding response regulator transcription factor, which yields MTYTILIVEDEYLVRQGLTKLVNVAAYDMEIIGQAENGRQAWDLIQKQVPDIILTDINMPQLNGIQLASLVRETYPQVHLVFLTGYDDFDYALSAVKLGVDDYLLKPFSRQDIEEMLGKIKQKLDKEEKEEQLQDLLTDKFEGNLAQKIQSHLADSQFSLKSLASDLGFSPTYLSSLIKKELGLPFQDYLVRERVKQAKLLLLTTDLKIYEIAEKVGFEDMNYFTQRFKQIAGVTPRQFKKGEGR from the coding sequence ATGACCTACACAATCTTAATCGTAGAAGATGAGTATCTGGTAAGACAAGGATTGACCAAGCTGGTTAATGTAGCGGCCTACGATATGGAAATCATCGGTCAGGCTGAAAATGGAAGGCAGGCTTGGGACTTAATTCAAAAGCAGGTGCCAGATATCATTTTAACCGATATCAACATGCCTCAGCTAAATGGCATCCAGTTGGCCAGTCTGGTACGAGAAACCTATCCCCAGGTGCATCTGGTATTTTTGACGGGTTACGATGATTTTGATTATGCCTTGTCTGCTGTCAAACTCGGTGTAGATGATTACCTGCTCAAACCCTTTTCGCGTCAGGATATTGAGGAAATGTTGGGGAAAATCAAGCAAAAACTAGACAAGGAAGAAAAAGAAGAGCAGTTACAAGATTTACTGACCGATAAGTTTGAGGGAAACCTGGCTCAGAAGATTCAGTCTCATCTGGCTGACAGTCAGTTTAGTTTAAAGTCTTTGGCCAGTGACTTGGGCTTTAGTCCGACTTATCTGAGCTCCTTGATTAAGAAAGAGTTGGGTCTGCCTTTTCAGGATTACCTGGTGAGAGAACGTGTCAAACAAGCCAAGCTCTTGCTTCTGACCACAGATTTAAAGATTTATGAGATCGCAGAGAAGGTTGGTTTTGAAGATATGAACTACTTTACCCAACGCTTTAAACAGATTGCAGGTGTGACACCTCGTCAGTTTAAGAAGGGAGAAGGCCGATGA
- a CDS encoding helix-turn-helix transcriptional regulator, which yields MAKNLKLKLARVERDLTQGELAEAVGVTRQTIGLIEAGKYNPSLSLCQSICRCLGKTLDQLFWEEEDEK from the coding sequence GTGGCTAAAAATTTAAAATTAAAATTAGCTCGGGTAGAGCGTGATTTAACACAAGGGGAATTGGCAGAAGCTGTAGGTGTTACTAGGCAGACTATAGGCTTGATTGAAGCTGGGAAATACAATCCCAGTCTCTCCCTCTGCCAGTCCATTTGCAGATGTTTAGGCAAAACTTTAGACCAACTATTTTGGGAGGAAGAAGATGAAAAATAG